Proteins from a genomic interval of Clostridium scatologenes:
- a CDS encoding DNRLRE domain-containing protein: MIFLIEILLPIEDTYISKYDETINFGKSDSLLIGNSLSENNHQKILLKFNIPSTFSKVSIVSALLRLYVYKKEKTGKQEVTAYKLLENFKEMETNWANQPSHEEVGYTSILTDNNLNGYFDIDVTSIVKQWLNDKTKAVNGIEVIASQNDSSSIWFRSREYTQDSMWPRLIVEYDDYKLVTDSKQNGDVSIAISNLYQLGNNFSTAYKVKKTGNKETLAVLQISDDGLVWFSEKAVEVVNGDYKIIATSSPRKYDRISLVIIKQPKLFLPTGSSILAKNNIINENSVALKYNSNNINIPVDENGQITINKTGTTNISIDPKSINHSSNIFFNVVGQIKDNKELFNALNDASINNINIPAGNFSISNHSIDASRNITISGMVDDYGNPLTNLILSNMNIYIYFFANIKITLENLNIVGLPNTDGANFIGQFLAKSSVSLKNVHMKEFKTALNFENLSNIKITECEFTNTSEALVFKSITNCSISKTKFKDNNKSSITIEDSCSNIDISSEFENSHNNNFIGISIINNNATSSNINITDSNFKGFDWHKRVTYTNIPDLPENHIIYGVSTENDLRDVLTNWTEIGIINVLQNILNIATPIEIKRPVILNGVSRNITISASQNISNLSFTPYSAVIAADSSNVIIKNLTVDGNNFAQNGIYVHGDNCSVYNNIIKNIVRPKGKATCGNGIIAYKEGTTTLPSPINTLNAALNIIKNTARHGIFVEALNTKTKQLFMSTNINITNNIIDNVWNDPLTPIETQEPNGIFSTAIELQGVQKYITQFKGNLISNVKNNLKESYIYFTDTNETLINGVLESPNANLSSIKIEDYSIDLSQALITASNPNGAILLINTDTASGISITQCKPNENIVVKNGETTVIDKTQWDLYKFKINDEILVECTSQDKLVTNVYKIIISKKTLIHVTVSTETELINALSDDSVVHISLLNDITLTNPLFINKYVILDSYGTNEYTLTTPNVTFDIGADENQLNNLIIDGELIICIGLYASISLHNVIATLGTKILSEDIKNIHLYGISTPILHFLGNAKVILDEDVSSDTPIKSIVEKIIITSPQGTPMQVLQTIGAEINNFNLQSEYSNILIDEGTSIGNLVIDVSNTTIKINKGVNVKNIQIDAENTSLILYNGSSVETLNLNSNNLTIDGKNITHVNIQSGVTDISTIDVKGYEKITPTIVKADNSLAVVFALAQSNITTIKLDGIFEGIPITCKSITNINGTIDNKIVTVDDTKVLKFATIVYSIMKINLFPNIYDEALEINRSLTLQGNSGVILKQRNKKIATETAITISSNNVKIIGLEIRDWNIAIENKQNKQSYKNIIISDNIIYSPQGSNYGIYMGYDAEAFLYPPDDPRHLSDMIDFKGLTIINNQISGFNSHALILESVKAAEGKLLIDNNDIYNSKGYGIWINTSKNINIQNNKIHENAVYGIYFNSTAEGIHSITGKVPSNITIINNEITNNATSNLSFDGTDLTTIEISENSITNKI; this comes from the coding sequence CTATTGTTAAACAATGGCTAAACGATAAAACTAAAGCTGTTAATGGAATAGAAGTAATAGCCTCACAAAATGATTCATCTTCTATTTGGTTTAGAAGCAGGGAATATACTCAGGATTCTATGTGGCCTAGGCTTATTGTGGAATATGATGATTACAAACTAGTTACTGATAGTAAACAAAACGGAGATGTGTCAATAGCAATCAGTAATTTATATCAGCTTGGTAATAATTTTTCAACAGCTTATAAAGTAAAAAAAACTGGAAATAAAGAAACTTTAGCTGTTTTGCAAATAAGTGACGATGGTTTGGTATGGTTTTCTGAAAAAGCTGTAGAGGTTGTTAATGGCGATTATAAAATAATTGCTACTTCATCTCCAAGAAAATATGACAGAATATCATTAGTAATTATAAAACAACCTAAATTATTCTTACCTACAGGAAGTTCTATTCTTGCAAAAAATAATATTATAAATGAAAATTCTGTAGCTTTAAAATATAATTCTAATAATATTAATATACCAGTGGATGAAAATGGGCAAATTACAATAAATAAAACTGGAACTACAAATATAAGCATAGATCCTAAATCAATTAATCATTCTTCTAATATCTTTTTTAATGTAGTTGGTCAAATTAAAGATAATAAAGAATTATTCAATGCATTAAATGATGCTTCTATAAATAACATTAATATTCCAGCAGGTAATTTTAGTATATCAAATCATTCCATTGATGCTTCAAGGAATATTACTATTTCAGGAATGGTTGATGATTATGGCAATCCTCTTACCAACTTAATCTTATCTAATATGAATATATATATTTATTTCTTTGCAAATATAAAAATTACTTTAGAAAATTTAAATATTGTAGGTTTACCAAATACAGATGGCGCTAATTTTATAGGGCAATTTTTAGCTAAAAGTTCAGTAAGTCTAAAAAATGTGCATATGAAAGAGTTTAAAACTGCACTTAATTTTGAAAATTTATCTAATATAAAAATTACAGAATGTGAATTTACAAATACTAGTGAAGCTTTAGTATTTAAAAGTATTACAAATTGTAGCATATCTAAGACTAAATTTAAAGATAACAACAAATCTTCTATTACAATTGAAGATAGCTGCAGTAATATAGATATAAGTTCTGAATTTGAAAATTCACATAATAACAATTTTATAGGTATCTCAATAATTAACAATAACGCTACATCTTCAAATATAAATATTACGGACAGCAACTTTAAAGGTTTTGACTGGCATAAACGTGTGACATATACTAATATTCCTGACTTACCAGAAAATCATATAATATATGGTGTTTCTACAGAAAATGATTTAAGAGATGTACTCACAAATTGGACAGAAATAGGTATCATTAATGTTTTACAAAATATATTAAATATAGCTACTCCAATAGAAATAAAAAGGCCTGTTATATTAAATGGAGTATCCAGAAATATAACAATATCAGCAAGTCAAAATATAAGTAATTTAAGCTTTACTCCTTATAGCGCAGTTATTGCAGCAGACAGCAGTAATGTAATTATTAAAAATTTAACTGTAGATGGAAATAATTTTGCACAAAATGGTATATATGTTCATGGAGATAACTGCAGTGTTTATAATAATATAATCAAAAATATAGTAAGACCTAAAGGCAAAGCAACTTGTGGTAATGGTATAATAGCTTATAAGGAAGGAACTACAACTCTTCCTTCACCCATTAATACTTTAAATGCAGCTTTAAATATTATAAAAAATACAGCAAGACATGGTATATTTGTAGAAGCTTTAAATACCAAAACTAAACAATTATTTATGTCAACTAATATAAATATTACAAATAATATAATAGATAATGTATGGAATGATCCTCTTACTCCAATAGAGACACAAGAACCAAATGGTATATTTAGTACAGCAATAGAACTTCAAGGTGTTCAAAAATACATTACTCAATTTAAAGGTAATTTGATATCTAATGTAAAAAATAATTTAAAAGAAAGTTATATATATTTTACTGATACCAACGAAACTTTAATAAATGGTGTACTTGAAAGTCCTAATGCTAATTTAAGTTCTATAAAAATAGAAGACTATAGTATAGATTTAAGTCAAGCTTTAATAACAGCTAGTAATCCTAATGGTGCAATTTTATTGATAAATACTGATACTGCATCAGGTATTAGCATAACTCAATGTAAACCTAATGAAAATATAGTAGTAAAAAACGGTGAAACTACTGTAATTGACAAAACTCAATGGGATTTATATAAATTTAAAATTAATGATGAAATTTTAGTTGAATGTACATCACAAGATAAATTAGTAACCAATGTGTATAAAATAATAATATCTAAAAAAACATTAATACATGTTACTGTAAGTACTGAAACAGAATTAATAAATGCACTTTCAGATGATTCTGTAGTTCATATATCTTTACTGAATGATATAACATTGACCAATCCCCTTTTTATAAATAAATACGTTATTTTAGATAGTTATGGAACAAATGAATACACTTTAACAACTCCAAATGTAACATTTGATATTGGTGCTGATGAAAATCAACTAAACAATTTAATTATAGATGGAGAGTTGATTATATGTATAGGACTATACGCAAGTATATCTTTGCATAATGTAATTGCTACTTTAGGAACAAAAATTCTTTCAGAAGATATTAAGAATATTCATCTATATGGTATAAGCACTCCTATATTGCATTTTTTAGGCAATGCAAAGGTTATATTAGATGAAGATGTTTCATCTGACACACCTATTAAAAGTATAGTTGAAAAAATTATTATCACTTCTCCACAAGGTACACCAATGCAAGTACTGCAAACAATTGGAGCTGAAATTAATAATTTCAATTTACAATCAGAGTATTCTAACATTTTAATTGATGAAGGAACATCCATTGGAAATTTAGTAATAGATGTTTCCAATACAACCATTAAAATAAACAAAGGCGTAAATGTTAAAAATATTCAAATTGATGCTGAAAATACAAGCTTAATTTTATATAATGGATCTAGTGTTGAGACCTTAAATTTAAATTCTAATAATTTGACTATTGATGGAAAAAACATCACTCATGTTAATATTCAAAGTGGTGTTACAGATATAAGCACTATTGATGTAAAAGGTTATGAAAAAATCACTCCTACTATTGTTAAAGCAGATAACTCTTTAGCAGTGGTATTTGCTTTGGCTCAATCAAATATTACAACTATAAAGTTAGATGGAATTTTTGAAGGCATACCTATAACCTGTAAAAGCATAACCAACATCAACGGAACAATAGATAACAAAATAGTTACAGTAGATGATACTAAAGTATTAAAATTTGCTACAATTGTATATTCCATAATGAAAATTAATTTATTTCCCAATATATATGATGAAGCTTTAGAAATAAATAGATCCTTAACATTACAAGGTAATTCTGGTGTTATATTAAAACAAAGAAACAAAAAAATAGCTACAGAAACAGCTATCACTATATCATCAAACAATGTAAAAATAATAGGGCTTGAAATTAGAGATTGGAATATAGCCATTGAAAACAAACAAAACAAACAATCATATAAAAATATAATCATATCAGACAATATAATCTATTCACCTCAAGGCAGTAATTATGGAATTTATATGGGATATGATGCTGAAGCTTTCCTTTATCCTCCTGATGACCCAAGACACTTAAGCGATATGATAGATTTTAAAGGTTTAACAATTATTAACAATCAAATATCAGGCTTTAACAGTCATGCATTGATCCTTGAATCAGTTAAAGCTGCTGAAGGCAAACTACTAATTGATAACAACGATATATATAATTCCAAAGGATATGGTATTTGGATAAATACCTCCAAAAATATAAATATACAAAATAATAAGATTCATGAAAATGCTGTATATGGAATATATTTTAATTCTACAGCTGAAGGAATTCATAGTATCACAGGTAAAGTTCCTTCTAATATAACTATAATTAACAATGAAATAACTAATAATGCAACTTCTAATTTGAGCTTTGATGGTACTGATTTAACAACTATTGAAATATCTGAAAATAGCATAACAAATAAAATTTAA